Proteins encoded in a region of the Quercus lobata isolate SW786 chromosome 8, ValleyOak3.0 Primary Assembly, whole genome shotgun sequence genome:
- the LOC115956782 gene encoding uncharacterized protein LOC115956782: MAEMLLKAQKYMNAEDALAAIKDAEKPGDKAKREDDRRGQKKDRPDHQNNDGNRRKDDKNPRTDEHYLKWPKPLHSSPNVRDKNKYCRFHKDHGHHTEDCRDLKEQIEELIRKGLQKYVKKGEYSKSRDDNKIQHESFSRDDDRPSQPPHKVIGKINTITEGPFSGGSFKSLKKAYQRQVNSVHAIPPSKHQRIYQDMSFSEGDALGVKQPHNDPLVIMLNIEGFNTKRILVDNGSSADVIYFPAFQ, from the exons ATGGCGGAAATGCTCCTGAAGGCACAGAAGTATATGAATGCTGAAGATGCTTTAGCTGCCATAAAGGATGCCGAGAAGCCAGGAGACAAGGCCAAGAGGGAAGACGACCGTAGGGGGCAAAAAAAAGATCGACCAGACCATCAGAACAATGACGGGAACAGGAGGAAGGATGATAAAAATCCTCGGACG gacgagcattatctcaaatggccTAAGCCATTGCACTCATCCCCCAATGTCCgtgacaagaacaagtattgcCGGTTCCACAAAGATCACGGCCACCACACAGAGGATTGTAGAGACCTAAAGGAGCAAATAGAAGAGTTAATACGGAAAGGGTTacagaaatatgtgaagaaaggagaatatagcAAGTCCAGggacgacaataaaatccaacaTGAATCCTTCTCCCGGGATGACGACCGTCCGTCCCAGCCTCCACACAAGGTGATCGGGAAGATAAACACGATTACAGAAGGACCGTTTTCAGGAGGATCGTTTAAATCACTCAAAAAGGCATACCAGAGACAGGTGAACAGCGTCCACGCCATACCTCCATCCAAACACCAACGAATATACCAAGACATGTCCTTCAGTGAAGGAGACGCCCTGGGAGTGAAGCAGCCCCATAACGATCCCCTGGTCATAATGCTGaatatagaagggttcaataccAAAAGGATCCTCGTCGATAACGGAAGCTCCGCGGACGTCATCTACTTCCCAGCCTTCCAGTAG
- the LOC115956781 gene encoding uncharacterized protein LOC115956781, which yields MEADEVSKLASSEEGGISIDLAMEVQKHPSIEEIATFTIQSTDTWMTPIISYLQDGRLPQNTEEAKKIKKKAARFTILNDALYKRGFSMPYLKCVDEERARYILEEIHGGIYDDHAGFRSLVNKVVRAGYFWPTMQVDAVEIVKRCDKCQRYGNVQRLPAERLTTIASPWPFAQWGIDIVGPLPQGKGQVKFLLVAIDYFTKWVEVEALATITEARIRSFIMGGSSTAKVSGNFVQTLGSRISSRPQGILRSTARTPTGETPFRLTYGTEAVIPVKVGVMSIRRGTFNEGINDDELRLNLDCLDEVRDNASSKMTKYQKKMAKYYDKRVKLKRLDIGDLVLHRTTTATKDPTQGKLGPTWEGPYRVIHYSRQGSYHLETMDGQRLPRPWNIEHLKKYHQ from the exons ATGGAGGCTGACGAAGTATCGAAGCTAGCGTCATCAGAAGAAGGGGGGATTAGCATAGACCTGGCGATGGAGGTCCAGAAACACCCTAGTATCGAAGAAATTGCAACATTCACCATCCAGAGCACAGACACCTGGATGACGCCTATAATATCCTACCTCCAGGACGGGCGCCTCCCTCAGAACACAGAAGAAGctaaaaagatcaagaagaaaGCGGCCAGGTTCACGATCTTGAATGACGCcttgtacaagagaggcttctctatgcctTACTTGAAGTGCGTCGACGAGGAAAGGGCTAGATACATCCTGGAAGAAATCCATGGAGGAATTTATGACGATCACGCTGGCTTCAGATCCCTGGTGAACAAGGTAGTACGAGCaggatatttttggccaaccatgcaggtaGACGCTGTTGAGATCGTCAAGAGGTGCGACAAATGCCAGCGATACGGGAATGTACAACGGCTTCCAGCAGAGAGACTGACGACTATTGCTTCcccatggccatttgcacaGTGGGGAATCGACATCGTCGGTCCGCtaccccaaggtaaaggtcaaGTAAAGTTCCTACTTGTtgctattgattatttcacgAAATGGGTTGAAGTAGAGGCTCTAGCAACGATCACTGAGGCTCGGATCCGGagcttt ataaTGGGAGGTAGTTCGACAGCCAAGGTTTCAGGGAATTTTGTTCAAACTttgggatcaagaatcagttctcgTCCCCAGGGCATCCTTAG AAGCACAGCCAGAACCCCGacaggagaaacccccttcaggcttacctatggcacAGAAGCAGTAATCCCAGTCAAAGTGGGGGTAATGAGCATCAGACGAGGAACTTTCAACGAAGGGATCAATGACGACGAACTACGACTCAACCTGGATTGTCTGGACGAAGTAAGAGACAACGCGTCCAGCAAGATGACGAAATATCAGAAAAAGATGGCCAAATACTACGATAAGAGGGTTAAACTCAAACGACTGGACATAGGAGACCTCGTCCTACATAGGACCACCACagcaactaaagaccctaccCAGGGAAAGCTGGGTCCTAcgtgggaaggaccttaccgagtcaTTCATTACTCAAGACAAGGAAGTTACCACCTGGAAACCATGGACGGACAAAGGCTccctcgaccatggaacattgagcatttaaaaaagtaccaCCAGTAG
- the LOC115958414 gene encoding G-type lectin S-receptor-like serine/threonine-protein kinase At4g03230, translating to MQKKNMRKTIIITWSINYMLLPTIFSFYTFVLFSCVLFCSARDTISFSRLVSDDTSNTLISAGENFELGFFTPSGSSDNRRYVGIWYYRSNPQTVVWVANRDSPVLGTDGVFAIVEDGNLKVLDASGKPYWWTNMETSSPMYRTAKLMDTGNLVVSHVEQENLTERVVWQSFENPTDTFIPGMKMDASLALTSWKSYDDPAPGNFTFRQDQEEVNQFIIWKRSLRYWKSGVSGKIISSDQMTSAIFYLLSNFTSNLVHNESYMPYLASPLYSDTRLVMNFSGQLQYLKWDTERIWSLIWAEPRDRCSVYNACGNFASCNSKNDIMCNCLPGFKPSLLESWNRGDFSGGCTRKSILCGKNTESDIFLSLEMMKVGNPDTQFNAKNDMECKIECLDNCRCQAYSYEVSNITRRGGTGSSVCWIWSEDLNNLQEEYDSGQNLFVRVAISDTESTTRNCETCGTNMIPYPLSTGPKCGDPMYFNFHCNITTGQVSFEAPGGTYRVTNIYPEKRKFIIQIKDANNCGDRSLQDKILQLNQSSPFKAISWCNFGQANFSSDLSFKGEDEFEIGWDPPPEPTCSSPTDCKDWPNSTCNSTGDGKRSCLCKSNFVWDSLSLNCTQAGDFNQTDGHSTGKLPLSLIIAIAFASVIVLIILSTTIICIYFWRRRIGTRQENGEIALKSPVFHVYDNERRVKDFIESGRFKENDAKGIDVPFFDLESILAATDCFSSANKLGQGGFGPVYKGKFPGGQEIAVKRLSSGSGQGLEEFKNEVVLIAKLQHRNLVRLLGYCVKGDEKMLLYEYMPNKSLDFFIFDQKLCKLLDWDMRFKIILGIARGLLYLHQDSRLRIIHRDLKTSNILLDEEMNPKISDFGLARIFGGKETARNTNRVVGTYGYMSPEYALDGFFSVKSDVFSFGVVVLEIISGKRNTGFYQPEHALSLLGYAWHSWKEEKALDLIDQTLCESCNTDEYLKCVNVGLLCVQEDPSDRPTMSNVVFMLGSETATLPTPKQPAFIVRRLPSSRATSSSKPETFSNNELTVTLEGGR from the exons atgcaaaagaaaaatatgagaaaaaccATCATCATTACTTGGTCTATAAATTACATGCTACTTCCTACCATTTTCTCATTCTACACATTTGTACTTTTCTCATGCGTTTTGTTTTGCTCCGCTAGAGATACCATATCCTTTAGCAGATTGGTTAGTGATGATACAAGCAATACTCTCATTTCAGCAGGAGAAAATTTTGAACTGGGATTTTTCACTCCTAGTGGAAGCTCTGACAATAGAAGATATGTTGGAATATGGTATTACAGGTCGAATCCACAAACTGTTGTGTGGGTTGCCAATCGAGACAGCCCAGTTTTAGGTACTGATGGTGTTTTTGCCATTGTGGAAGATGGAAATCTAAAGGTATTGGATGCAAGTGGCAAGCCTTACTGGTGGACAAACATGGAGACATCATCACCTATGTACAGGACAGCAAAGCTAATGGATACTGGGAACTTGGTTGTGAGCCATGTGGAACAAGAAAATCTCACAGAGAGAGTTGTGTGGCAGAGTTTTGAAAACCCAACTGATACATTTATTCCAGGCATGAAAATGGATGCAAGTTTAGCATTGACTTCGTGGAAAAGTTATGATGATCCAGCACCTGGGAACTTCACTTTTCGGCAAGATCAAGAAGAAGTGAACCAGTTCATCATCTGGAAAAGGTCTTTAAGGTACTGGAAAAGTGGAGTTTCAGGTAAGATTATTAGTTCTGATCAGATGACATCTGCTATATTTTACTTGCTATCCAACTTTACCTCGAATTTAGTCCACAATGAGTCTTATATGCCATATCTTGCATCACCATTATACAGTGATACGAGGCTAGTAATGAATTTTTCGGGCCAACTTCAGTATTTGAAGTGGGATACTGAGAGGATTTGGTCATTGATTTGGGCAGAGCCCAGGGACAGATGCAGTGTTTACAATGCTTGTGGAAATTTCGCTAGTTGTAACAGTAAGAATGACATAATGTGCAATTGTTTGCCTGGTTTCAAGCCTAGCTTGCTGGAGAGCTGGAATAGAGGAGATTTTTCAGGAGGCTGCACCAGAAAGTCAATATTATGTGGCAAAAATACTGAGAGTGACATTTTCTTAAGCTTAGAGATGATGAAAGTTGGAAATCCAGACACTCAATTTAATGCCAAAAATGATATGGAATGCAAAATAGAGTGCCTTGACAATTGCCGCTGCCAGGCTTATTCTTATGAAGTATCGAATATCACACGGCGGGGTGGCACTGGCAGTTCTGTATGCTGGATATGGTCAGAGGACCTCAACAATCTTCAGGAGGAGTATGACAGTGGCCAAAATCTTTTTGTACGAGTAGCAATTTCTGATACAG AATCAACTACTAGAAATTGTGAAACTTGTGGCACAAACATGATTCCCTATCCCCTTAGCACTGGACCTAAATGTGGTGATCCAATGTACTTCAATTTTCACTGCAACATCACCACAGGCCAAGTTAGCTTTGAGGCACCTGGTGGCACCTACCGTGTCACAAATATCTATCCAGAAAAGAGAAAGTTCATCATCCAAATAAAAGACGCAAATAATTGTGGGGATAGGAGCTTACAAGACAAAATTCTGCAGCTCAACCAGTCATCACCATTTAAAGCGATCAGCTGGTGCAATTTTGGGCAGGCCAACTTTAGTTCTGACTTATCATTTAAAGGTGAAGATGAATTTGAGATTGGTTGGGATCCACCACCAGAGCCAACTTGTTCTTCACCTACAGACTGCAAGGACTGGCCAAATTCAACTTGCAATTCTACTGGAGATGGGAAGAGAAGTTGCCTTTGCAAATCAAACTTTGTATGGGATAGTTTGAGCTTGAATTGTACTCAAG CTGGCGATTTCAACCAAACAGATGGACATTCAACAGGAAAGTTGCCCCTATCACTGATTATTGCAATAGCTTTTGCAAGTGTAATTGTCCTAATTATTCTCTCAACTACTATTATTTGTATCTATTTTTGGAGAAGAAGGATCGGCACAAGACAAG aaaatggagaaattgctCTGAAAAGTCCTGTGTTTCATGTATACGACAATGAAAGACGTGTCAAAGACTTCATTGAATCAGGCCGGTTCAAAGAAAATGATGCAAAAGGCATAGATGTACCATTTTTTGATTTGGAAAGCATACTAGCTGCCACAGATTGCTTCTCGAGTGCAAATAAGCTTGGACAAGGGGGATTTGGTCCTGTTTACAAG GGTAAATTTCCAGGAGGACAAGAAATTGCTGTAAAGAGGCTCTCAAGTGGTTCTGGGCAAGGTCTAGAAGAATTTAAAAATGAGGTTGTGCTGATTGCCAAACTCCAACATCGGAATTTGGTTAGACTTTTGGGCTATTGTGTCAAAGGAGATGAAAAGATGTTACTCTATGAATATATGCCCAACAAAAGCTTAGACTTCTTTATATTTG ATCAAAAGCTATGCAAGTTATTGGATTGGGACATGCGGTTCAAGATCATTTTGGGAATTGCTCGTGGGCTTCTATATCTTCATCAAGATTCTAGATTGAGGATTATTCATAGAGATTTGAAAACAAGCAATATTCTACTAGATGAGGAGATGAACCCCAAAATCTCTGACTTTGGGTTGGCAAGGATTTTTGGAGGCAAAGAAACTGCAAGAAACACCAACAGAGTAGTGGGAACGTA TGGTTATATGTCTCCAGAATATGCCTTAGATGGGTTTTTTTCAGTGAAGTCAGATGTTTTTAGCTTTGGTGTTGTTGTGCTTGAGATTATTAGTGGGAAAAGGAATACAGGATTTTATCAACCTGAACATGCTTTGAGTCTTCTAGGCTAT GCATGGCATTCGTGGAAAGAAGAGAAGGCACTGGATTTAATAGACCAGACACTATGCGAAAGTTGCAATACAGATGAATACTTGAAGTGCGTAAATGTTGGGCTGCTATGCGTACAAGAAGATCCAAGTGATCGTCCAACCATGTCTAATGTTGTTTTCATGCTTGGCAGTGAAACCGCAACTCTTCCAACCCCTAAACAACCAGCTTTTATTGTTAGGCGATTGCCTTCTAGCAGAGCTACTTCTTCTAGTAAACCTGAAACGTTCTCTAATAATGAGTTAACAGTCACTTTGGAAGGTGGGCGATAG